Sequence from the Lysobacter solisilvae genome:
CGTCGGCGAGCAGGGTGGCGCACAGGATCGGCAGGACGGCGTTCTTGGCGCCGGAGATCTGCACTTCGCCATTGAGCGTCTGGCCGCCTTCTACAACAATCTTTTGCATGGGAGTTTCCGGTGGACCGTCCCTGGTCGGATAGGCCGGGGCCAGGCCCCGTGGTGCGATGCGCGGTGCGGCGACGTGTCCGCCGCGGGGTCAGGCGGCTTCTTCGGGCGTGAGGGTGCGCAGGGCCAGCGCGTGGATCTCGCCGCCCATGCGCTCGCCCAGCGTGGCGTACACCATGCGGTGGCGCGCCAGCGGCAATTTGCCCTGGAACGCGGCAGCCACCACCGTGGCCTCGAAGTGCACCCCGTCCTCGCCCGTCACGTCGGCGCGGGCGCCCGGCAGGCCCTGTTCGATCAATTCACGGATGGTTTGCGCGTTCAAGGGCCTGTTTCACCGGGGTCGGAGGGCGGAGAGCCGGAAATGGAGCGGGTATGGCGGCGTGGGCCCGGGCATTGCCCGGCGCTTTGCGCATAAAATGAACGAACTAGCCTAGCGGAAAGCCCCCCGGCCATAAATGGCAATCTCCGAAACGGCATCGCCTACCCCCCCGCCCGCCCCGCTGGGCGCCAGCCCGGCCACCGGTTCGGCGGC
This genomic interval carries:
- a CDS encoding BolA family protein, translating into MNAQTIRELIEQGLPGARADVTGEDGVHFEATVVAAAFQGKLPLARHRMVYATLGERMGGEIHALALRTLTPEEAA